Proteins from a genomic interval of Prevotella sp. E13-27:
- a CDS encoding UpxY family transcription antiterminator encodes MINPPSVGTSSDAIPEADSLQIGVSVEYAHDPSKKWFVFRASYGREDRAREYMENDGSFVYIAKRNAVKFVKGKRKRVLENLIPNILFAYITEEKAHEYVKMTPELSFITYYYNHFELDDRQKNPPLTVTTSEMDNFIRATCSMNEHLLFVQPSQCHYKSGEMVRVIDGVFKGVEGKVARVSGQQRVIVTLSQVGLVSTAYIPTAFIEKLEP; translated from the coding sequence ATGATAAATCCTCCAAGCGTTGGAACGTCTTCCGATGCCATCCCCGAAGCAGATAGCTTACAAATAGGGGTGTCGGTAGAATATGCTCATGACCCAAGTAAGAAATGGTTCGTCTTTCGTGCTTCCTACGGACGTGAAGACCGTGCACGAGAGTATATGGAAAATGATGGCTCGTTTGTATATATTGCTAAGCGCAATGCCGTGAAGTTCGTTAAGGGAAAGAGGAAGAGGGTGCTGGAAAACCTTATTCCTAACATTCTTTTTGCATATATCACGGAGGAGAAAGCCCACGAATATGTGAAGATGACGCCAGAGCTGAGCTTTATCACCTATTATTACAATCACTTCGAGCTGGATGACAGACAGAAGAACCCGCCGCTGACGGTGACCACGAGTGAGATGGACAACTTCATACGTGCCACATGCAGCATGAACGAGCATCTGCTGTTCGTACAGCCGTCGCAGTGCCACTACAAGAGCGGCGAGATGGTGAGGGTGATAGATGGCGTGTTCAAAGGCGTGGAAGGCAAGGTGGCGCGCGTGTCGGGTCAGCAGCGAGTAATAGTCACGCTGTCGCAGGTGGGACTCGTCTCCACGGCCTACATACCCACAGCTTTCATAGAGAAACTCGAACCATAA
- the fabG gene encoding 3-oxoacyl-ACP reductase FabG, with protein sequence MKYALVTGGSRGLGRAICLEIAQMGIPVIVNYQSNENAALEVKAEIEARGGQAELMRFDVSKVDEVEAALGNWEDQHPDDYIAYLVNNAGIRRDNVMFMMPEEDWHAVINTSLDGFFYVTRKLLPKMMQRKHGGRIVNMSSLSGLKGMQGQANYSAAKAALIGATKALALETAPRGVTVNAVAPGFIETDMTKELPQDELKQLVPMKRFGRPEEVAALVKFLISDSAAYITGEVISINGGLYT encoded by the coding sequence ATGAAGTACGCTCTTGTAACAGGCGGTTCGCGAGGACTTGGCAGAGCTATCTGTCTGGAGATAGCACAGATGGGAATACCCGTGATTGTTAACTACCAGTCGAACGAGAATGCTGCCCTCGAGGTGAAAGCCGAGATAGAGGCTCGTGGCGGACAGGCTGAGCTGATGCGTTTCGATGTGAGTAAGGTGGACGAGGTGGAGGCTGCCCTTGGCAATTGGGAAGACCAGCACCCCGACGACTATATTGCCTATCTGGTGAACAATGCGGGCATACGTCGCGACAACGTGATGTTCATGATGCCTGAGGAGGACTGGCACGCGGTGATAAACACCTCGCTCGACGGCTTCTTCTACGTGACGCGCAAGCTGCTGCCGAAGATGATGCAGCGCAAGCATGGCGGACGAATAGTGAACATGTCGTCGCTCTCAGGACTGAAGGGCATGCAGGGGCAGGCGAACTATAGTGCTGCAAAGGCGGCACTCATAGGAGCAACGAAGGCGCTGGCGCTGGAGACGGCTCCGCGCGGAGTGACGGTGAACGCCGTGGCACCTGGATTCATAGAGACTGACATGACGAAGGAACTGCCACAGGACGAACTGAAGCAGCTCGTGCCAATGAAGCGCTTCGGACGTCCGGAAGAGGTGGCCGCGCTGGTGAAGTTTCTCATATCTGACAGCGCCGCATATATCACGGGAGAGGTCATCTCGATAAACGGAGGACTGTATACGTGA
- a CDS encoding beta-ketoacyl-[acyl-carrier-protein] synthase family protein gives MSKRVVITGAGIWSCLGTNMEAVKESLYNGKSGIGLDQDRLDYGYRSGLTGIVERPQLKGLLDRRTRTGLSEEAEYAFMASREAFQMAGIDDQYLLDNEVGVIFGNDSSASAVVESARIMAEKHDSAMIGSGLIFQGMNSTVNMNMNTIFHLRGVNFSVSSACASGSHSIGLAYMFIKQGLQDMILCGGAQEVNKYAMSSFDALNAFSVRMDDPTKASRPFDKSRDGLVPSGGAAALVLEEYEHAVKRGATILAEVCGYGFSSNGGGISQPSDVGSFVAMTRAMGDAGVTPDDIDYINAHATSTQQGDMYEAMALDRLFTGKHALISSTKSMTGHECWMAGASEIVYSLIMMQNNFVAPNINFVEPDEYSANLNLATKTVDTEIKTVLSNSFGFGGTNSALVIKRL, from the coding sequence ATGAGTAAGAGAGTTGTTATTACTGGCGCAGGCATCTGGTCATGCCTCGGCACAAACATGGAAGCGGTGAAAGAGTCGCTTTATAATGGAAAGTCGGGCATTGGCCTCGACCAAGACCGTCTGGACTATGGCTACCGTTCAGGACTGACAGGCATCGTGGAGCGCCCACAGCTGAAGGGACTCCTTGACCGCAGAACACGCACAGGTCTCTCAGAGGAGGCCGAGTATGCGTTCATGGCAAGCCGCGAAGCATTCCAGATGGCAGGAATTGATGACCAGTATCTGTTGGACAACGAGGTGGGTGTCATCTTCGGCAACGACTCGTCGGCAAGCGCCGTGGTAGAGTCGGCACGCATCATGGCAGAGAAGCACGACTCGGCGATGATAGGCTCAGGTCTTATCTTCCAGGGCATGAATTCGACGGTGAACATGAACATGAACACCATCTTCCACCTGCGTGGAGTGAACTTCTCAGTAAGCTCGGCATGTGCCAGCGGCTCTCACTCAATAGGTCTGGCCTATATGTTCATAAAGCAGGGCCTGCAGGACATGATACTCTGCGGCGGTGCACAGGAAGTGAACAAATACGCCATGTCGTCGTTTGACGCGCTCAACGCCTTCTCAGTACGCATGGATGACCCAACGAAGGCCTCGCGCCCATTCGACAAGTCACGCGACGGACTGGTGCCCAGCGGTGGTGCTGCTGCCCTTGTGCTCGAAGAGTATGAGCATGCCGTGAAGCGTGGAGCAACAATCCTGGCAGAGGTGTGCGGATATGGCTTCTCAAGCAATGGAGGTGGCATCAGTCAGCCAAGCGACGTGGGCAGCTTCGTGGCAATGACACGCGCCATGGGGGATGCAGGAGTGACGCCCGACGATATAGACTATATCAACGCCCACGCCACTTCCACACAGCAGGGCGACATGTATGAGGCAATGGCGCTGGATCGCCTGTTCACAGGCAAGCACGCCCTCATATCGAGCACCAAGTCTATGACTGGACACGAGTGCTGGATGGCAGGCGCAAGCGAGATTGTCTATTCGCTGATAATGATGCAGAACAACTTCGTGGCACCAAACATCAACTTCGTGGAGCCCGACGAGTATTCGGCAAACCTTAACCTCGCCACAAAGACTGTGGACACAGAGATAAAGACTGTGTTGAGCAACTCCTTCGGATTCGGAGGCACAAACTCGGCCCTCGTGATAAAGAGACTATAG
- a CDS encoding methyltransferase has product MNLSSDLKKRYTKEPFNAREAQRMAEFIAWGPIAFQASRLMVKYGILDMIRDSNNGLTQEEIVEATGLSEYAVKCLLEASLCIGTILVDVDTDRFTISKTGWFLLNDPATRVNIDFNHDVNYEGMFRLEESLLNGKPEGLRHFGDWPTVYEGLSQLPPHVQKSWFGFDHFYSDSSFPEALKVIFDEHKVRTLYDVGGNTGKWAKQCVAYSKDVKVTILDLPQQIKMMEENIKGHEGADRISGYGINLLDKEAYFPKYDGQLDAIWMSQFLDCFSMEEIVSILTRAKAAMTDNTRIYIMETLWDRQRFEPAAFCLTMTSLYFTAIANGNSKMYNTKDLEQCINDAGLKVEKIHDNLGQGHSIVVVKKA; this is encoded by the coding sequence ATGAACTTATCTTCTGATCTGAAAAAGCGATACACCAAGGAGCCGTTCAACGCGCGAGAGGCACAGCGAATGGCGGAGTTTATCGCATGGGGACCAATAGCGTTTCAGGCTTCGCGCCTGATGGTGAAGTATGGAATCCTCGACATGATTCGCGACTCAAACAACGGACTCACACAGGAGGAAATCGTGGAAGCAACAGGACTGTCGGAATATGCAGTGAAATGCCTGTTGGAGGCATCGCTCTGCATAGGCACCATCCTTGTGGACGTGGATACTGACAGGTTCACGATTTCAAAGACAGGATGGTTCCTGCTGAACGACCCTGCCACACGCGTGAACATTGACTTCAATCACGATGTGAACTACGAGGGAATGTTCCGTCTTGAGGAGTCGCTGCTCAACGGAAAGCCTGAGGGACTGCGCCATTTCGGCGACTGGCCCACTGTCTATGAGGGCTTGTCGCAGCTGCCGCCTCATGTGCAGAAAAGCTGGTTCGGCTTCGACCATTTCTATAGCGACTCATCGTTCCCAGAGGCTCTGAAGGTAATCTTCGATGAGCATAAGGTGAGAACACTCTACGACGTGGGCGGCAATACCGGCAAGTGGGCTAAGCAATGCGTGGCCTACAGCAAGGACGTGAAAGTGACAATACTCGACCTCCCTCAGCAGATAAAGATGATGGAGGAGAACATAAAGGGGCATGAGGGTGCCGACCGCATCAGCGGATATGGAATAAACCTGCTGGACAAGGAGGCCTATTTCCCGAAGTACGACGGACAGCTAGACGCGATATGGATGAGCCAGTTCCTCGACTGCTTCAGCATGGAGGAGATTGTAAGCATACTGACACGCGCCAAGGCGGCAATGACTGACAATACGCGTATATATATTATGGAGACGCTGTGGGATCGCCAGCGCTTTGAGCCAGCAGCATTCTGTCTGACGATGACAAGCCTGTATTTCACAGCCATAGCCAATGGTAACAGTAAGATGTATAATACCAAGGACCTGGAACAATGTATAAATGACGCTGGGCTCAAGGTGGAGAAGATACACGACAACTTAGGAC
- a CDS encoding lipid A biosynthesis acyltransferase — protein sequence MTYGNARLYRMLIFMLRILNIKVFYVFMAVCVIPVTMVFSSGARLTFSYFRKRRGYGWWKALRATYGNHYVFGQTVIDKFAMYAGHKFTINYKGLEQYEALVEGKDSFLQLSAHIGCSEILGYSLHVNKTCNVLVYGGEKQSLMGYRQASFGDMNIKMIPVGTEDSHSDDIVRALDNGEIVSAFADRFINEHKMLTATLHGSQVKLAKGPFSLATTCGISVIMASAMKERDGSYTAYFTPLHYDSSLPKAQQRQQIADAYMAEIERLLEIYPLQWFNYSDLFIKK from the coding sequence ATGACATATGGCAACGCCAGACTGTACAGGATGCTCATCTTCATGTTGAGAATCCTGAACATAAAGGTGTTCTATGTGTTCATGGCTGTGTGCGTGATTCCTGTTACAATGGTGTTCAGCAGCGGGGCACGGCTCACGTTCAGCTATTTCCGCAAGCGGAGAGGCTACGGATGGTGGAAAGCCCTGCGCGCCACTTATGGCAACCACTATGTATTCGGACAGACCGTCATAGACAAGTTTGCCATGTATGCAGGACATAAGTTCACCATTAACTATAAGGGGCTGGAGCAATATGAGGCGCTGGTAGAAGGCAAGGACTCGTTCCTGCAGCTGAGCGCCCACATAGGCTGTAGCGAGATACTCGGCTATTCGCTTCATGTAAATAAGACGTGCAACGTGCTCGTCTATGGCGGAGAGAAACAGTCGCTCATGGGCTATCGCCAGGCATCGTTTGGCGACATGAATATAAAGATGATTCCTGTGGGAACGGAAGATTCGCATAGCGACGACATAGTGCGCGCTCTTGACAACGGAGAGATAGTGAGCGCCTTTGCCGACAGGTTCATCAACGAGCACAAGATGCTCACGGCAACGCTCCACGGCAGTCAGGTGAAGCTGGCAAAGGGACCGTTCTCGCTGGCTACGACATGCGGCATAAGCGTCATCATGGCAAGCGCAATGAAAGAGCGCGACGGGTCATACACAGCCTATTTTACTCCGCTGCACTATGACTCCTCGCTGCCAAAAGCACAGCAGCGACAGCAAATTGCCGATGCTTATATGGCTGAGATAGAAAGACTTTTGGAAATATATCCTTTACAATGGTTCAACTATTCTGACCTTTTTATAAAAAAATAA